TTCAGCTCGGTTCGCATGGCGCCGCTCTACGATGCCGTAACGACACGGGTGTTTCCAAACCTGCAGCATGACCGCATGGCCCTCAAAATCACCGGTAAGGACGAACGGCTGAAGCGAGCCGATTTCAAGCGTTTCGCTGCGACGGCGGGTATCCCGGCGGCGGCGGCTGATACGGCCATGGATGAACTCGTCGCAGCACTTGCGCGCGGGCTGGAACAGCTTGCGCTGCCGTCGTCGTTGACAGATGGATCAGTCGGTGCTGAACGAGCAGCGCTGATGCGGGAGCTTGTCCGCGAACGCCTTCACACATTCGAATAACCTCGAGCAATTGAGATTCCGCTAGCAAACCGAGATGATGCTTGGGTCCCTCTGCTGGATGAACGACAAGTACAGTCGTGCACGTTGGTTTTCATAATGCTCACCGACGCAAGCCATTCCAACCCGCCTTCAGCACTTATCAGATATTTGAAAAGCGACATTATTACATGTAAACAGCGCGTTGGCATCATCAAGATAGGGATCTGGGTTCGATTCCCATAAAGACCTCGAAATCGTAGCGCTGAACGCGGAAATAATTTCCGCTTTGGCGCGGGTTTAAATATCCCATGGATCGCGGAGACCTGCAGTTCGATTCCGCTCAAGGCGCTCATAAATACTCGTAGTGCGACCATTGGGAGTAGACCTTCCTGACCCAGGCCACCAACGAGGATTTCAAGGTCGGCGAGCAAACGCCCGTGCCATGTCTTGCGTACCCTGATGTGCAGGGAGATCAGCGCCACTCGTGCATCAGCGACCACCGGTTCGGCAAGCGCCATTTCCTTTTGCGCCGTCGATTCTCCGCGAGTTGACCGTTCGCTTTACCGACATGGAAAGCGATTTTTTGGAAGAGGATTCAGCCTGTTAGACGCCGAAATTTGCGACGAGCCGAAGAAAAATGGCTGAGCCGGCATAGGAGGGCTCCGGCCCGCGCTCAGATCAAGAACACGCTGAAAACAGGGAAGGTCGTCAACAGCACGATGCGCAGCAGATCCGCGCCGACGAACCAGACGATGGCGCGATAGGTCTCGCGGATCGGCACTTCCTTCGCCATGGCGGCGATGATGAAGAGGTTAAGCCCCACAGGCGGTGTGATCAACCCGATCTCGGCGACCATCAGCACCAGGATGCCGAACCAGATCGCGAAATGTTCGGGCGAGAGACCGAAATCCATTGCAGTGACGATCGGAAAAAAGATCGGCACGGTGAGGACGATCATGGACAGCGAATCCATGACGCAGCCGAAGATGATGTAGAGGATCAGGATGATGATCATCACTGTCATCGGCGTGAAGCCCTGGGCGGTGACCCATTCGGCACCGACCTGCGGCAGCCGAGAGAAGGCGAGGAAGGAGTTGAACACCGTAGCGCCGAGCACGATGAAGAAGATCATGCCGGTCGAGACTGCGGTCTCCTTGAGGCATTGGAACAGCGCACCCTTGCCGAGCCCTCCGCGCAGCCATGCGATGAGGCCGGTGCCGACGGCGCCGACGGCCGCGGCCTGGGTCGGCGTGAACCAGCCGAGATAAATACCGCCAACGACCAGGAAGAAGATCACCAGGACCGGCCAGACCGCGATCAATGGCGGGACGCGATCGGCCCAGGGCAGCCGCGCGACGGTACCGGCAGAACCGGGATTGAGGCGAACGTAAATGGCAATGACAGTGAGATAGGAAAGCGCCGCGATGATGCCAGGCACGAAGGCCGCCAGGAAGAGCTTGGCGATGTTCTGCTCAGTCAGGATCGCATAGAGCACCAGCACGACGGAAGGCGGAATGAGTATGCCAAGCGTGCCTCCGGCCGCCAGCGTCGCCGTCGCAAGGCCGCCGGCGTAGCCGTTACGGCGGAGCTCAGGCAGCGCCACCTGCGCCATCGTCGCCGCCGTGGCGAGCGAGGAGCCACAGATCGACCCGAAGCCGGCGCAGGCGCCGACGGCGGCCATGGCAACTCCGCCCTTGCGATGGCCCAGGAAGGCCGAAGCTGCGTTGAACAGCGCCTGGCTCAACCCGCCGCGGGCAGCGAACTGGCCCATCAGCAGAAAGAGAGGAATGATCGACAGCGAATAGTTCGCGTTGGTGTTCCAGGGCACCGCCTTCAACTGGTTGAAGATGATCATCCATTTGCCGGTCACCAGCCAGGTGCCGATGATGCCGGTGCCGAGCATGGCGGCTGCGATCGGGATCCGCAGGAAGATCAGGAAAATGAGGACTGGAAAGGACCAAAGGCCGATTTCGATATTGCTCATCCGTGGCCCCCGAGCGGCAATTCGACGTCGATACCACGCCTGATATCGTGGATGTCGGCATAGACCGTCCACGCGCTGACCACGAGATTGATGACGAGCAGGACCATGGCCGCGGCAAAACCCCACCAGATTGGAATGAAGAGGATCGGCGTGAACTCGCCATTGCGGAATTTGTCGAGCGTGCCGATCCAGTGCCGCCATGTCAGAAGAGCGAAGAGCACGGTGATAATGATGTCGCCGACCAGTTGGGTCCAGTTGATTGCCTTGTGCCCCAGCATGCCGATGAAAAGATCGACACCGACATGGCCCTTATGAAGCTGGCAGTAGGGCAGGAAGGCGAAAACCGCCAGGCCGCACAGGATCTCGACCACCTCGATCTCGCCCGGCAGCGGTTTGTAGGTCAGGCTGCCGGCGATGGAGATGCCCGTGAGCACAGAGGCCGCCGCGAGGCAGAGGCCTCCGACGATGGCGACCCATTCGGCAAGCCTGTATATGGTCCGTCCGGCAGTGCCGGAGGAAGCAGTGTTTTGCATCGCGCCCTCTCCGGGATCGCCTGGCGTTTCGCGTTACTGGTTGTATTTGTCGATCAGGGCAATAGCGTCGTTAAACAGGGTGGTTCCATCCAGGCCTTTGCTGTTCATGTCCTCGATCCAGGCCGTCGTCACCGTCTCCGATAGTGTCTTCCACTTCTCGGTTTCGGCCTCGTCGAGTATGATGATCTTGTTGCCGGCATCTTCAGCGATCTTTTTGCCGCGAATGTCGCCTTGGTCCATCGCGATGCCGAACTTCTTGGCAAGCTCCATGCCCGAATTCTTGTCGATGACCTGCTTGAGGTCTTCGGGAAGCGCTTCATAGGCCTCTTTGTTCATCGCAAACAGAAAGGTCGCGGTATAGAGACCTTTGTCACCCGAGAAGCCGGTATGATTGGGCGCGAGCTCGGCGATCTTGATGGCGGGCGTCACTTCCCAAGGCACGACAGAGCCGTCGATGACGCTCTTGGACAGCGCCTCAGGCACGGCCGTGACGGGCATGCCGACGGGCGAAGCCCCCATCGCTTCGAGGAGCGCGTTGACGACCTTGGAGGTGCCACGCAGCTTGAGCCCGTTCATGTCCTCGACGCTGTTGACCGGTTTGCTGCCGATCGTGTGGATCAGGCCCGGGCCGTGGGTGTGCACTGCGAGCACGTGGTAGTCGGCAAACTCGTCCTTGAGATGCTTTTCATAATATTCGTAGAAGGCCTGCGAGCTCTTTTCCGCAGTGGTGATCATGAAGGGAAGCTCGAAGGCCTCGGTCTTCGGAAAGCGGCCCGGCGTGTAGCCGATAACAGTCCAGACGATGTCGACGACGCCATCGCTCGCCTGATCGACGAGGTCGGCGGGCTTCCCGCCCAATTGCATGGCCGGGTAGAGCTCGACCTCGATGCGGCCGCCTGAATCCTTCTTGACCTGTTCGGCCCAGGGCACCAGCACTTTCGACGGAATCGTCGCCTGCGGCGGCAGCATCTGATGCAGTTTTAGCGTCACGTCGGCCGCCAGGGCGGCGCTGCCGGCCAGCAGTAGCGAGGCTACCGAAAAACCCGCAAGAACGCATCTTCTCAACATTGGCTCTCCTCCCACAGTTGATCCGGCTCGTCCGATGCATACGCGTCCTCCCTGCGTATGCCGTCGAGTGGCTTGATCATTTCAAATTGCGCGCGCAGGTTCAAATAAATTCACGCGGCCAAATCATAACAAAGCAGTTATGATTTGGCCGCGTTGTTGGCAGGTCTGTAACAGTTCAGGCCACCACCTCAGATCTCTAGTGCGTGCTTGTCCGGATCGTAGAGGCCGAAGGCGCGCTGCTCGCGAAAGTAGAGCCAGGCTCCATGTGGATCGAAAACGAATTCCAATCGTGGCAACTTCTCTCATGGATAGCTCTCCTGTCTGCCGCGGTCGATATGGATTCCATTTTGCTTCGACGAAGGGCCCAGTGCCGTATGTCGAAAGTCCGCTGAACGGAGGGGCGGGCGTCTTTTTCTATCTAAGATGGCACAATGCAGAGGGGTGAGGAGACAGTTTGAAAGGCGGCGGGTCTGTCAGGCGCTATCTGACCGCCATGATACATTTCAGGCTCTGGCTGTCGCCAGATTGGTACTGAGTTCAAAAGCGATTCCCGATCTATCGGCATAGAGTTCCATTACAGGCCCACTTTCGCTCACGATGTCGTCCACGACACGCTTGCGCTGCTGATCGTCCATTGCCTTGCCGGCGGCGCTCATGCCGACCAGCGCCATCGTGTTCATTCTAAGCAAGGGCGCGCCGTCCGCAAAACGCATGGTACGCGACAGCACCCGTGACCGGACGTCCTTGAAGCCGGCGTCCCGGAGTAGTGCCTCAAGCGATGCCGCCTCTCCAAAACTGTAGCGCAGGTCCGTGATTGGGCCCAGATAGTGCTCCGCGACGCCGCGTAGCGCCCGAAAGAAGGGGATCTCGTCGTCAGGACGCCAAGTGCTTACCGCCAATCTGCCGCCTGGCGCCAGCGCCCGCCGCATTTGCGCTGCTGCAACGGTTTTGTCGGAAAAGAACTGCAAACCCTGCTGGCAGGCGACGACGGCGAACTGCTCCCCATTATGGAGAGGCAGGGCATTGGCATTGCCCTCGCGCCAGTCGATGTCCGGTGCCGTTGCACGCGCAACCGCAAGCATGTCCGAACTCACATCGATGCCGACAATATAGCCGGTTTCACCGAGCCGCTTCCTGGCAACGCGTGCCACGATTCCCGTTCCGCAGGCGATGTCGAGGACACGATCGCCTGCAGACAAACGCACTTCTTCGAGGGTCATGTCCGCCCACGGTTGGAAAAGCGGGGCTACGAGCCACCGCTCGTACATCTCCGGGAAAGTTGCCTGATTCATCGCGTAGCTGGGCAGGGTCATGCTCGCCCCCATGGATTTCGGCAGTCCCATCCTTCATGAAACTGCTGCCTGTCGCGGCATAAGTATACTCTCACCCCGAACTGCCAGCAAGTTTCTCAAACCACCGCGCCATAGGCATGTTCAATTGGTGCAAGCGTCGAGGTCGCATTGCTGATCATTGTCGTCCGATGTTCCGATTGGTATGGTTGGACTATTGTCGGGATAAAGGCAGCCTAGGCATAAGACAAATACGCGCATCTTTGGGCATCGCAGCTCATAGCGTGCCAGGGAACGCGCAGCAAATATTGGGTCTAGAGTTCGAAGCCCCTCAAGACCTTTTAGATGCTTGTCCGCTGTCGGGGCGATTGTGGACATTTGCGATGAATGAGTTCAACGACGGCTTCGCGCCCTCAAGACGGTCGTTAAGACACCCGGTTGGTCGTTCCGAAAGCTGCCGGTCGGCTATGAAAGCGTCAATGTTGCATTGAGCGTTCAGGTAGCAAACGTTCTCCCGCAACATTCCGGTGCTTCCGATCGCAACTCGAGCAGCAATCTCCTACGATAAAATCATAGACCACCTGATTGCTATTCGGAACATTGAACCAGAAGCTGGTTCCGGAGAGACCGCTTGCATTCTTGACAGTTACTGAGCAGATGACGGCGCCATTCGAACAGGTTGCGGCTCCAGAGGCTCGCCATGCTAGTTTGTTGCCGCGCCATTCTTCGAAATAGACGCTACTGCCATAATCAACACCGTCCGTGCCGTAGACGACATGGCGAGTCCCATTCTTTTCATAAGCCCAGATCGCTGTTTTGTTCGTGCATGCCGCGTCGGCGACATTGGATATTCCGAGCAGAACGATCCGTTCGGTATTTGCCAATGCCCTCAAGCTGAAGCTCCACACCATCGTTCCAACTCTGCATGACCGCACTCCCAACGCAACTGACGCGAATCAATCAAATCCCTTGCGACTCGTTCCGCGAGCAAGGAAAGAATCTTCGCAACCGAGCGCAAATCACATTTGATTGTTCAAAGAAGTATCATTTGACTCGCATGACGCCTGTGCCAAGCTGATGATCAGCAGAGGTCGCATCCGTGTCTATGAATTCGCCTCGATATCCTTGGCCGTACCCGCAAAGATCATACGATTGCGAGCAAGCGATAGAGCGTGACTTTCTAAAACACGCAATTGAAGCTGGGACCGCTTATCTCGATCTTGATGGACTTCTCTCCGCTATCGCGGACGACGCCACCCAAGCGGGCTGGTCGGAGGAGGACCTGACAGAGGCAGTCATCGCCTTGGCGAAACGTCACAAAATGGGCGCTGTGGTTGTTCCAATCTGCACGCAGGACTGACGCATCGGACGCCGCATTTATGCGGCCGGTGGGCGATAGCTTGCTTGAGCTTTGGCCCCTAGATACCGGCAGAGCCTTCATGGCCGCTCAGCGAGCCTGTCTGGCGGCCCTGGAGGGTAGAGCTACGGCGGACAAAGCACGTGCGGCCTTTATCAAGGCCGCCGATGAAGCAGACGTCCATATCCGATCGCACGAGGACCCGCGAAAGGCTGCGATGCGCAATCCTGCTAAGTCCCAGGCATGGCGCAAGGCAAACAAGAGCGCGCTTGAAGCCGTCGAGAAATCCGTCACCAAGATCAAAGCCGAGCGGGAACGGTTCTTTCGGAAACGGCGCAACAGCAGGAACAGCCATGGGTCAGGGCTGGCCTGAATTACTCCGCGATCAATTCTCCCGTGCCGCCCAAGGCCGTTGGAACGTCCCGATATTTAGGCAATCCGTCCTTCATCGGCAGCACCGTCTCCTGATAATTTACATGGAGCGCAGGCTCGAACGGCAGTGTCGGAATAATTGCTGCATAGACATCCGTGACACTCCAGAGCGGATGCTCGGTCATAAGATGCCCACCGCAGACCTTGCACCATCTGCGCACACTCGTCGCAGTCTTCTGATAGCCCAGCAGATTGTCCGCTCCCTTGACGATCCGGACCTTCTCCGGTGGCCAAAGCGTGAAGGCATTCACCGGTCCCGCCGACCACGTCCGACAGGAGCTGCAGTGACAGAAGCCCATGGCAGTCGGGTCGCCGCTCACCTCGATCTCAACTGCCCCGCAGAAGCATTTTCCGGTGTAGCTGCCATTCGCTGTCATGACGTCCTCCTTTCGGCTCGCGGCACCCAGAGAGTGGGCTGTCGCGGGTGAACGATGATAGCGAAGTGATCGTGGCACTTTTGAACCTTAGGTCAATCACTATTTCAAGCTGGCTAAGTTTTCCCTGCTCGCTGCGCGGGTCGCGTGTCGGGAGAGCTGACCAGACCATCAACGCGCTTGAGAACGTGACGCGGTTGCTTGAGGCGGTGGGAAGTCATCCGACCCATATCCTTAGCGCAACGATATGGCTTGCCGATATCGCGACCTTCGATGAGATGAATGCGGTGTGGGACAGCTGGGTGCCTCACGGCCATTCGCCGGCGCGCGCCACTGTTGAGGCGAAGCTGGCGGGCGTGGAATACGCTGTGGAAATCGGGATTGTCGCGGCGCTGGCTTAGAACCTTCCATCTAACAATGAAAGAATTCAGCCGCGCAATCCGTTGCCTATCGATCCCGCAAAAGCGGCAAGGATGACGATCAGGCCGATGATGACGGACTGTAGCGATCCGTCGATCTGGGCCAGGTTCATCCCAACGGAGACAATCGTCACAAGTAGGGCACCGAAAACAGGCGCCAGTACCGAGCCCACCCCGCCGCGGAGCGAGGCGCCGCCAACCACGGCTGCGGCTATGCTGTTGAGAACGAGGCTGGCTCCCAGACTGGGTTCGCCCGACCCGGTTCCGGCCGTCATCATGAGCCCGGCCATGGCCGCGATCACGCCGCAGCCCATATAGGCGAGAAACAGATGCAGCCTGATATTCCTGCCGGCGACCATTGCTGCCCGCGCATTGTCGCCGATCAGATAAAGTGTCCGGCCGAACACCGTTTTTGAGAGCAGAATATGGAGGATCGCTGCAAGCAGAGCGGCCAGAACGAACGGCGCGGGCAGGGCGAGCACATGTACCTGATTGAAAATGTAGGTGAAGGCCACTGGGACGCCGAAGACGGGAAACCCGCCTGAAATCGTCGTCGCCAGCCCAGTGGCGATGCTCATCATACCAAGCGTGACGACGAACGGGTTGATCTCGAGATAGGCGATCAGAAATCCGTTCACCGCACCGATCACGCAGCCGATCGCAAGCGCCACGACGAGTCCAGCCGCGACCGCGACTCCCGCATGCTCCGGCGGAAGCGCAACCATGACCATGCAGGAGGTCACCGAGACGACGGACACATTGGCGCCGACTGAAAGATCGAAGCCCCGGCCGATCAGCACGAGCAATTGCGCGGCTGCCAGCATGAACAGCAGCGACGCCTGCTTGAGCAGATTTTCAAGATTGGCGAATGAAGCCATTGCCGGCTGGATGAGCGCAAACAGTCCGAAAATCGCCAGGATGACGATCGGCAAGCCGAGCGCGCGGATCGGGGACGAGGGCATGAATGTCGCCGCCTTCATGGGCTGGTGCTCCGCATGCGTTTGAAATTATCGAGCGCCACCGCGGCAATGACGATGGCCCCTACCAGGATGACCTGATATCGGCTGTCAATGCGGACAAGGTTCAAGCCGTTGGCGAGCACCGACAGGAACAACGCGCCCGTCATCACCATGGAAAGGCGGCCCGAACCGCCCTTGAGAGATACCCCCGCCAGGATGGCCGCCGCGATGCTGTCGAGCATCATGGAACTGCCAAGCGTCGCCTCGCCCGATCCCACGCGGGCGGTGAGCAACAGTCCTGTCGCCCCGGCAAGAAGGCTACCCAGGCAATAGGCGAGGATGGTGACAAGCCGCACGTTGACTCCGGAGAAATGCGCGCCGCGTTCGTTACCGCCGACGGCATAGAAATATCGGCCTGTTCGTGTCGATGTCAGCACATAGCCGAGCGCGGCCAAAATGAGAACGGCGACCGCGATCACGATCGGCATGCCGTGGAATCGTCCGCGTCCTATCGTTTCGGTGAAGATCTCGGGAAGCCCGTAGAGCGGTGTGCCGCCTGACAGAAATTGCGCGAGGCCGGCGGCAATCGACATCGTGCCGATGGTGACGATGAAGGGCGGTGCGCGCAGGATCGCGACGCACGCGCCGTTCGCCAGGCCGATCAGGCCGGCGGCAAGCATGCCCGAGAGGCAGCCGAGCACCAAGCCGGCGATCGCGAAATCAGGCATGAACTCCAGGAAATAGACCATCGACATAGTGCTCGTGACACTTGTGAGCGCGATGACAGCACCAACGGAAATGTCGAAGCCGCCGACGACGATCACCAGCATCTGGCCGGCGGCCACCAGCGAGAGATAGGAGGTGTTGCGCAGGATGTTCATGACGTTCTCGAACCGAAGGAATTTGGGTTCGATGAGCGCGAATAGCAGGCAGGTTGCGGTAAGAAGAAGTGGCAGGGCCGGAGGCCTTGTGATCTTGCTCCTGATGGTGCGGTTTTGGACGAGGGTGTTCAAGACGCTACTCCTTCCCTCTGTTCGCCTTTCATGTCCCGCGGCACTTCAACCGGATGGTCGAAGAAGGCCGACAGCAGTGCCGCTTCCGATATGTCATCGCCCTCCAGTTCGGCCACGATCTCGCCGTTTCGCATCACGAGGAGCCGATGCGAGATATGGATGATTTCGGCCATATCGGATGAGCAAACCACGACGGCCTTGCCGGCTTCGGTCAGTTCCTTGATGAAATTGTAGATTTCGACCTTGGCCTGGACATCGACGCCGACGGTTGGTTCGTCGAACAGATAAATGTCGAGTTCACGGGAAAGCCCGCGCGCGAGCAGAACCTTCTGCTTGTTGCCGCCGGACATTCCTTCGACCGGGGCGTTCACGCCGCGCGCCTTGATATCGAGACGGTCGGTCATGCGCCGCGCGAACAGTTTTTCGGCGCGTTGCCGGATCCAGAGCCTGCTCTTCGAGAAGGCACCATCGTCAAGAGCCGCAATCGTCGCATTCCAGCCGAGGCTCTGGCGCATGGCCAGGCCCTCGGTCGCTCTATCGGACGGGAAGTAGCAGAGCTTGCGGCCGAGCATGGCGGCGGGTGTCGGATTCTTCACCGGCTCGGCATCGAGGCTGATCGTGCCGTCCAGGATCGCTTCGAGACCGTAGATCGCGCGTATCAGTTCGGATTTGCCGCAGCCGGCGAGCCCGGCGATGCCCAGCACTTCGCCATGCCGGATCTCCAGATCGACGGCGTTCACGAGGCCGTTCGCAGCACACAATCCCCTGACCTCGAGAGCCGTCGAGGACGCGTTTCGCTCGATCTTCGGATAGAAGGTCTCGAAACTCCGCCCGGTCATCGATTTGACGAGTGTCGGATGGCTGATCTCATCGCGAGCGAGGGTGCAGACATATTTGCCGTCGCGCAGCACTGTCACGCGATCGGCGAG
Above is a window of Rhizobium sp. TH2 DNA encoding:
- a CDS encoding TRAP transporter large permease, translating into MSNIEIGLWSFPVLIFLIFLRIPIAAAMLGTGIIGTWLVTGKWMIIFNQLKAVPWNTNANYSLSIIPLFLLMGQFAARGGLSQALFNAASAFLGHRKGGVAMAAVGACAGFGSICGSSLATAATMAQVALPELRRNGYAGGLATATLAAGGTLGILIPPSVVLVLYAILTEQNIAKLFLAAFVPGIIAALSYLTVIAIYVRLNPGSAGTVARLPWADRVPPLIAVWPVLVIFFLVVGGIYLGWFTPTQAAAVGAVGTGLIAWLRGGLGKGALFQCLKETAVSTGMIFFIVLGATVFNSFLAFSRLPQVGAEWVTAQGFTPMTVMIIILILYIIFGCVMDSLSMIVLTVPIFFPIVTAMDFGLSPEHFAIWFGILVLMVAEIGLITPPVGLNLFIIAAMAKEVPIRETYRAIVWFVGADLLRIVLLTTFPVFSVFLI
- a CDS encoding TRAP transporter small permease, whose amino-acid sequence is MQNTASSGTAGRTIYRLAEWVAIVGGLCLAAASVLTGISIAGSLTYKPLPGEIEVVEILCGLAVFAFLPYCQLHKGHVGVDLFIGMLGHKAINWTQLVGDIIITVLFALLTWRHWIGTLDKFRNGEFTPILFIPIWWGFAAAMVLLVINLVVSAWTVYADIHDIRRGIDVELPLGGHG
- a CDS encoding TRAP transporter substrate-binding protein; this encodes MLRRCVLAGFSVASLLLAGSAALAADVTLKLHQMLPPQATIPSKVLVPWAEQVKKDSGGRIEVELYPAMQLGGKPADLVDQASDGVVDIVWTVIGYTPGRFPKTEAFELPFMITTAEKSSQAFYEYYEKHLKDEFADYHVLAVHTHGPGLIHTIGSKPVNSVEDMNGLKLRGTSKVVNALLEAMGASPVGMPVTAVPEALSKSVIDGSVVPWEVTPAIKIAELAPNHTGFSGDKGLYTATFLFAMNKEAYEALPEDLKQVIDKNSGMELAKKFGIAMDQGDIRGKKIAEDAGNKIIILDEAETEKWKTLSETVTTAWIEDMNSKGLDGTTLFNDAIALIDKYNQ
- a CDS encoding class I SAM-dependent methyltransferase — encoded protein: MTLPSYAMNQATFPEMYERWLVAPLFQPWADMTLEEVRLSAGDRVLDIACGTGIVARVARKRLGETGYIVGIDVSSDMLAVARATAPDIDWREGNANALPLHNGEQFAVVACQQGLQFFSDKTVAAAQMRRALAPGGRLAVSTWRPDDEIPFFRALRGVAEHYLGPITDLRYSFGEAASLEALLRDAGFKDVRSRVLSRTMRFADGAPLLRMNTMALVGMSAAGKAMDDQQRKRVVDDIVSESGPVMELYADRSGIAFELSTNLATARA
- a CDS encoding DUF982 domain-containing protein, producing MLELWPLDTGRAFMAAQRACLAALEGRATADKARAAFIKAADEADVHIRSHEDPRKAAMRNPAKSQAWRKANKSALEAVEKSVTKIKAERERFFRKRRNSRNSHGSGLA
- a CDS encoding GFA family protein; the protein is MTANGSYTGKCFCGAVEIEVSGDPTAMGFCHCSSCRTWSAGPVNAFTLWPPEKVRIVKGADNLLGYQKTATSVRRWCKVCGGHLMTEHPLWSVTDVYAAIIPTLPFEPALHVNYQETVLPMKDGLPKYRDVPTALGGTGELIAE
- a CDS encoding RidA family protein translates to MSSWLSFPCSLRGSRVGRADQTINALENVTRLLEAVGSHPTHILSATIWLADIATFDEMNAVWDSWVPHGHSPARATVEAKLAGVEYAVEIGIVAALA
- a CDS encoding ABC transporter permease, with product MKAATFMPSSPIRALGLPIVILAIFGLFALIQPAMASFANLENLLKQASLLFMLAAAQLLVLIGRGFDLSVGANVSVVSVTSCMVMVALPPEHAGVAVAAGLVVALAIGCVIGAVNGFLIAYLEINPFVVTLGMMSIATGLATTISGGFPVFGVPVAFTYIFNQVHVLALPAPFVLAALLAAILHILLSKTVFGRTLYLIGDNARAAMVAGRNIRLHLFLAYMGCGVIAAMAGLMMTAGTGSGEPSLGASLVLNSIAAAVVGGASLRGGVGSVLAPVFGALLVTIVSVGMNLAQIDGSLQSVIIGLIVILAAFAGSIGNGLRG
- a CDS encoding ABC transporter permease, translated to MNTLVQNRTIRSKITRPPALPLLLTATCLLFALIEPKFLRFENVMNILRNTSYLSLVAAGQMLVIVVGGFDISVGAVIALTSVTSTMSMVYFLEFMPDFAIAGLVLGCLSGMLAAGLIGLANGACVAILRAPPFIVTIGTMSIAAGLAQFLSGGTPLYGLPEIFTETIGRGRFHGMPIVIAVAVLILAALGYVLTSTRTGRYFYAVGGNERGAHFSGVNVRLVTILAYCLGSLLAGATGLLLTARVGSGEATLGSSMMLDSIAAAILAGVSLKGGSGRLSMVMTGALFLSVLANGLNLVRIDSRYQVILVGAIVIAAVALDNFKRMRSTSP
- a CDS encoding sugar ABC transporter ATP-binding protein, giving the protein MKTANTDDTGSKEPVSSSPVLSMRAIVKRFGAFAALSGVDFDLEAGEVHALFGENGAGKSTLIQIMAGVLQADEGEYRLLSQTIENATPARMQRAGISAVFQEFSLIPELTVTENLFLGRELMRRGRLDKTAMRQAADAILGKLGFALDPDARIVTLRRAHKQMVEIAKALLHDAKVMIFDEPTASLADQEAAALFDLIESLRDQGLGIVYITHRMAEIDRLADRVTVLRDGKYVCTLARDEISHPTLVKSMTGRSFETFYPKIERNASSTALEVRGLCAANGLVNAVDLEIRHGEVLGIAGLAGCGKSELIRAIYGLEAILDGTISLDAEPVKNPTPAAMLGRKLCYFPSDRATEGLAMRQSLGWNATIAALDDGAFSKSRLWIRQRAEKLFARRMTDRLDIKARGVNAPVEGMSGGNKQKVLLARGLSRELDIYLFDEPTVGVDVQAKVEIYNFIKELTEAGKAVVVCSSDMAEIIHISHRLLVMRNGEIVAELEGDDISEAALLSAFFDHPVEVPRDMKGEQREGVAS